In Conexivisphaerales archaeon, the following are encoded in one genomic region:
- a CDS encoding glycosyltransferase: MSIDSTTSEVRVSIMRTTIGVVTVNVDKPSITSNMVSSLAKDNPDIKFCVVDNGSDSQNYVLLIQRLSYLGNVIVKRLEQQASIGKAFNIGIMTLAEQVSLIVLMHNNCFIDKTNLHRLAQTLMLNDSKISIIAPLIMSYYNPKEIWSAGHSRRLWRGDTKPYTQKFNVETLDGPYYARCVSLACMMVKSYVFRKVGYLDEFLAGNEEADFCLRAWRGHCRVAVDPRSRAYHMVGTTSKIAGGSRGPIKPNLVVSAVPAYFRFLFKNSSRAQMVSSIIFRGMTLPRTLRDLSQ; encoded by the coding sequence ATGAGTATCGATAGTACAACCAGCGAAGTCCGGGTTTCCATCATGCGAACAACCATAGGAGTTGTCACCGTAAATGTAGATAAGCCTAGCATCACGAGCAATATGGTCTCCTCGTTAGCCAAGGATAATCCAGACATCAAATTCTGTGTTGTGGATAATGGGTCAGACTCGCAGAATTACGTGTTGCTGATTCAAAGGCTTTCATACTTGGGGAATGTGATTGTAAAGAGGCTTGAGCAACAAGCATCCATCGGCAAAGCATTCAACATAGGCATCATGACGTTGGCTGAACAAGTTTCGCTAATCGTATTGATGCATAACAATTGTTTCATCGACAAAACTAACTTACATAGGTTGGCACAAACGTTAATGCTCAATGACTCAAAGATTAGCATTATTGCCCCGCTGATTATGAGTTATTATAATCCCAAAGAAATATGGTCCGCAGGTCATAGCAGACGACTCTGGAGAGGAGACACTAAACCATACACTCAAAAGTTCAATGTGGAGACTCTGGACGGCCCCTATTATGCTCGGTGCGTGAGCTTAGCATGCATGATGGTCAAATCCTACGTTTTCAGAAAGGTCGGCTACCTTGATGAATTCTTGGCGGGAAATGAAGAGGCCGACTTCTGCCTTAGGGCTTGGAGAGGACACTGTAGGGTCGCGGTTGATCCTCGTTCAAGAGCGTACCACATGGTCGGAACTACGAGTAAAATTGCAGGAGGAAGCAGAGGACCCATAAAGCCAAACTTGGTTGTATCGGCAGTTCCTGCATACTTTAGGTTTCTCTTCAAGAACTCTAGTCGTGCGCAGATGGTGTCAAGTATCATATTCCGAGGAATGACATTACCCAGAACTTTAAGAGATTTAAGTCAATAA